Genomic window (Chitinivibrionales bacterium):
GCATAGGATGTGCGGTTTTTCCTGCCCATGCAGAAAAGAAATCGGAGCTGGTTAACCGCGCGGACAAGGCACTCTATTATTCGAAAGAGCAGGGAAGGAACCGGTCGACGC
Coding sequences:
- a CDS encoding diguanylate cyclase → IGCAVFPAHAEKKSELVNRADKALYYSKEQGRNRSTLYNNRLG